One genomic region from Plasmodium berghei ANKA genome assembly, chromosome: 4 encodes:
- a CDS encoding kinetochore protein NUF2, putative produces MNTMNDPVPKLPFDEIRNEMNKYGVVITPSTLKHPTTEDVQGVYSICIKYILNKDINNIRIEEFTGDLKSSMPSIDGIQILPNEGKNHLQAIGNLRFFRHCEKINKILNMDNTLSYIFKPTSGHITKLINAFMHFMRYREQIYNENDATIKQIEERKNESNVLDNELKSIQSELQVLLSKHEEVRTSILNEKNIKRDYEEEIIENQNSLNSQQSILISLKSTKDRIVNETNELIFQFSRYRQKKEDLEDQIVPSPEKLQQYNDELKDLLYEHMSHCETSKKKNEDIKNKINIADLCIKKLVNLLTILTSHINETLKVHIDKKNKLKDLGTNLKSLKEENENLTKKKREHENILNETENNFLQEKNKWDEKIQDEKKNTIIVEENVKQIRESIDGITTKTNQEIKEINNIVNHIQDTVNIYNKNFAIIADLIENTKKSQKILKNKIQNNIQNCIKTHL; encoded by the coding sequence ATGAACACAATGAATGACCCAGTACCTAAGCTACCTTTTGATGAAATACGAAAtgaaatgaataaatatggTGTTGTCATTACACCTTCAACTTTAAAACACCCAACAACTGAAGACGTTCAAGGAGTTTATagtatatgtataaaatacattttaaataaagatatcAATAATATAAGAATTGAAGAATTTACAGGGGATTTGAAAAGTTCAATGCCATCGATCGATGGGATACAAATTTTACCAAATGAAGGGAAAAACCATTTACAAGCTATTGGAAATTTACGATTTTTTCGACATTGTGAAAagattaataaaatattgaatATGGATAATACAttaagttatatatttaagcCTACAAGTGGTcatataacaaaattaattaatgcCTTTATGCATTTTATGAGATATAGagaacaaatatataatgaaaatgatgcAACTATAAAGCAAATCGAAGAAAGAAAGAATGAAAGTAACGTATTAGACAATGAATTAAAATCAATTCAAAGTGAATTACaagtattattatcaaaacATGAAGAAGTGCGAACTAGcattttaaatgaaaaaaatataaaaagggATTATGAAGAAGAAATTATAGAAAATCAGAATTCGTTAAACTCTCAACAAAGTATActtatatcattaaaatCTACAAAGGATAGAATAGTAAATGAAACAAAtgaattaatttttcaattttctCGATatagacaaaaaaaagaagattTGGAAGATCAAATAGTGCCATCACCCGAAAAATTACAACAATATAATGACGAATTGAAagatttattatatgaacatATGTCTCATTGTGAAAcgagtaaaaaaaaaaatgaagatataaaaaataagataaATATAGCTGACTTGTGCATAAAAAAGTTagtaaatttattaacaatatTAACAAGTCATATAAATGAAACATTAAAAGTTcatattgataaaaaaaataaattaaaagattTGGGTACTAATTTAAAATCATTAAAGGAGGAAAATGAgaatttaacaaaaaaaaaaagagaacacgaaaatatattaaatgaaactgaaaataattttttacaagaaaaaaataaatgggatgaaaaaattcaagacgaaaaaaaaaatacgaTTATAGTTGAAGAAAATGTAAAGCAAATACGTGAAAGTATAGATGGTATTACAACAAAAACAAATCaagaaattaaagaaataaataatattgttaaTCATATTCAAGATAcagtaaatatatataataaaaattttgcCATTATAGCTGACTTAAtagaaaatacaaaaaaatcccaaaaaattcttaaaaataagatacagaataatatacaaaattgcATTAAAACGCATTTATAG
- a CDS encoding formate-nitrite transporter, putative: MGKSGKQYIIDPASVKTTCSSEESYIRCVEYGKAKATYSNFNLFLKAILAGIFVGLCAHASGIAGGLFYYHKLRAYVGPSFSSFVYGFTFPIAFLCIICTGSDLFTGNTLAVTVALLQKKVKLLSYIRVMSISLLGNYIGAVSFAFIVSYGSGAFHQHSDIEKNHIYEFLNAIAIKKVHHSFSECISLAIGCNIFVCLAVYFVLSIKDGSGVVFSVFFAVYAFAIAGYEHIIANIYTLNIALMVKTNVTFFDVYFKNLIPTLIGNYIAGALVLACPLYILYRHCYEDYETKNSSLGSMNMRGTSIEIQNDI, encoded by the exons ATGGGAAAGAGTGGAAAgcaatatattattgatCCAGCAAGTGTGAAAACAACCTGTTCGAGTGAAGAATCATATATTCGTTGTGTTGAATATGGAAAAGCAAAAGCGACATATagtaattttaatttatttttaaaagcaATATTAGCTGGGATATTTGTAGGGCTTTGTGCTCATGCCTCAGGAATAGCAG ggggattattttattatcataaatTACGAGCATATGTTGGACCATCATTCAGTTCTTTTGTTTATGGCTTTACATTTCCAATTGCCTTTTTATGCATTATATGTACAGGCTCAGATTTATTCACAGGAAATACATTAGCAGTTACAGTTGCATTGcttcaaaaaaaagttaaattattatcatatatacGAGTTATGTCAATATCTTTATTAGGAAATTATATTGGAGCCGTTTCGTTTGCTTTTATTGTCTCCTATGGTTCTGGGGCATTTCATCAACATTCAGATATCGAGAAAAATCACatttatgaatttttaaatgcaATAGCCATAAAAAAAGTTCATCATTCATTTTCTGAATGTATATCTTTAGCTATTGGATGCAAcatttttgtttgtttagcagtttattttgttttatcaaTTAAAGATGGTAGCGGAGTTGTGTTTAGTGTATTCTTTGCAGTATATGCATTTGCCATAGCGGGCTATGAGCATATTATTGCAAATATCTATACATTAAACATTGCCCTTATGGTTAAAACCAATGTCACATTTTTTGAcgtttattttaaaaatctTATACCAACTTTGATAGGAAACTAT ATTGCGGGGGCCCTTGTGCTAGCATGCCCACTTTATATTCTATACAGACATTGTTACGAGGATTATGAAACAAAGAACTCGAGTTTAGGAAGCATGAATATGAGAGg AACATCAATTGAAATACAGAAcgatatataa
- a CDS encoding arginase, whose protein sequence is MYECIQDYLTNHKDEKNIYVNKCISIVGSPLSAGQSLSGVNKACDNLRKFGLHDVIKAVGWGYEDIGNIGEKIPINGFLKQENIEKENDQINNNNPSYYNNIKNAEVIGKFSEKLFQTMSSELKKKNFILNIGGDHGVAFSSILSMLQTYNNLKVIWIDAHGDINIPETSPSGNYHGMSLAHALGLFKKKVPYFEWSEKLLHLKPENVAIIGIRDIDKYEKIILKKCNINYYTMFDIDKKGIYNIICEALNKIDPNKNSPIHISLDIDSVDSIYAPGTGTIAKGGLNYREIHLLIKSISDTKRVVSMDIVEYNPLLDESDKAVHGDSLPIDPNATKTGKLCLELIARVLGNDIV, encoded by the coding sequence atgtatGAATGCATTCAGGATTATTTAACAAATCATAAAGATGAAAAGAACATTTATGTTAACAAATGTATATCAATAGTTGGCTCCCCATTATCTGCTGGTCAATCCCTTAGCGGTGTAAATAAGGCTTGTGATAATTTGAGAAAATTCGGATTACATGATGTTATTAAAGCAGTAGGCTGGGGGTATGAAGATATTGGAAATATTGGAGAAAAAATACCAATCAATggttttttaaaacaagaaaatattgaaaaggaaaatgaccaaataaataacaataatcCAAGCtactataataatataaaaaacgcAGAAGTTATCGGTAAATTTAgtgaaaaattattccaAACCATGAGTtcagaattaaaaaaaaaaaattttattttaaatattggAGGCGATCATGGGGTTGCTTTTTCAAGCATATTAAGCATGTTGcaaacatataataatttaaaggTTATATGGATAGATGCACATGgggatataaatataccCGAAACGTCACCTTCTGGAAATTATCATGGAATGTCATTAGCACATGCTTTAGGcttgtttaaaaaaaaagttccatattttgaatggtcagaaaaattattacatttaaAACCAGAAAATGTAGCTATTATTGGAATAAGAGATATagataaatatgaaaaaattattttaaaaaaatgtaatataaattactATACTATGTTTGATATAGATAAAAAAGGTatttacaatattatttgtgaagctttaaataaaatcgatccaaataaaaattcccCTATACATATATCACTGGATATTGATAGTGTTGATTCGATATACGCGCCTGGAACTGGTACAATAGCTAAAGGTGGATTGAATTATAGGgaaattcatttattaatcAAATCTATATCAGATACTAAACGAGTTGTATCTATGGACATTGTTGAATATAACCCCCTTTTGGATGAAAGTGATAAAGCTGTGCATGGAGATTCTTTACCAATTGATCCAAATGCTACAAAAACTGGAAAATTATGTCTTGAGCTTATTGCCAGAGTTCTAGGCAATGATATagtttaa
- a CDS encoding inorganic pyrophosphatase, putative produces the protein MSSAIINPDNRNLLNKDVKNEYNVKTNNELKVNLNFHNNNIISNMFSNLSLYESMNNFFQINNKHYMLKYNNQLNQTDFNISYFQNINDKYVQISPWHDIDLMNDDGTYNMIVEIPKYNYIKLEIKLTEKFNVIKQDTKKGKLRYYHNSIYWNYGALPRTYEYPKHIYRCKASNDQQIFFTGDDDPLDVIDIGNNSLKMGQIAPVKILGAFTLIDEGQLDWKIIAINKYDENFSKINSLEDIEKYYPHTQNLMLEWFRSYKMADSKKLNIISKKLYNKNDSENLIKKVHNYYLEFLKDIKQFSPNSSCESTHINNSSNGTNSSECFQTSFSYKNPDNPVYNNLVQDVSIDYYKPDEAYRPNMEIWIP, from the exons ATGAGTAGCGCAATAATAAATCCAGATAACCgaaatttgttaaataaggatgtaaaaaatgaatacaATGTAAAGACAAATAACGAGCTAAAAGTAAATCTTAATTTCcataacaataatataatttcaaATATGTTTTCAAATTTAAGTTTATATGAATCaatgaataatttttttcaaattaataataagcattatatgttaaaatataataatcaaTTAAATCAAACagattttaatatttcttattttcaaaacataaatgataaatatgtaCAAATATCACCATGGCATGATATAGATTTGATGAATGATGATGGaacatataatatgataGTTGAAATaccaaaatataattatataaaattagaaataaaattaacagaaaaatttaatgttattaaacaagatacaaaaaaaggaaaactACGATATTATCACAATTCTATATATTGGAATTATGGAGCATTACCTAGGACCTATGAATATCCGAAACATATATATCGCTGTAAAGCTTCTAACGAtcaacaaatattttttacaggGGATGATGATCCATTAGATGTGATAGACATAGGAAATAATAGTTTGAAAATGGGTCAAATAGCACCTGTTAAG ATTTTAGGCGCGTTTACTTTGATTGATGAGGGCCAGTTGGATTGGAAAATCATAGCTATcaat aaatatgatgaaaacttttcaaaaataaatagctTGGAGGATATAGAAAAGTATTATCCACATACCCAAAATTTGATGTTAGAGTGGTTCCGTTCATATAAAATGGCTGATTCCAAAAAGctaaatataatatcaaaaaagttatataataaaaatgatagtgaaaatttaataaaaaaagttcataattattatttagaaTTTTTGAAAGATATTAAGCAGTTTTCTCCAAATTCATCATGTGAAAGCactcatataaataatagcaGTAATGGCACAAATAGTAGTGAATGTTTTCAAActtcattttcatataaaaacCCTGATAATCCTGTATATAACAATTTAGTACAAGATGTCAGTATCGATTACTACAAACCTGATGAAGCATATCGACCAAATATGGAAATATGGATTccataa
- a CDS encoding protein YOP1, putative produces the protein MRMSKLYKNKEKENEKPSNEPPIKQDSLKRMSSKFLGNSLNSFDLSGKLEQVDEYLKKYPFIIEFGYKLGIKPSYIVVFGGSALFISLVLGWGAALICNLVGFAYPAYQSFKAVESQGHAETKLWLTYWVVFSLFFFIEYLIDIILFWIPFYYVIKLLFLLYLYMPQVRGAETVYNYIIRPILLKHEKTIDDTVHKISQTATNHLNQFTGNIAEKLVQEGVRRRNV, from the exons ATGCGAATGagtaaattatataaaaataaagaaaaggaaaatgaaaaaccAAGTAACGAACCTCCAATCAAACAAGATTCTTTAAAACGTATGTCATCCAAATTTTTAGGAAATTCTCTGAATAGTTTTGATTTAAGCGGAAAGCTTGAACAAGTAGATGAAtatcttaaaaaatatccatTTATAATTGAGTTTGGATATAAATTGGGAATTAAACCATCTTATATTGTTGTGTTTGGTGGTTCTGCTCTCTTTATTTCTTTGGTTTTGGGATGGGGCGCAGCCTTAATTTGTAACTTGGTTGGATTTGCTTATCCAG CATATCAATCATTTAAAGCGGTGGAATCACAAGGGCATGCTGAAACAAAATTATGGCTTACATACTGGGTAGTATTTtcgctatttttttttattgaatatttaattgatataatattattttggattccattttattatgtaataaaattacttttcctattatatttatatatgccACAAGTTCGAGGTGCCGAAACagtttataattatatcatacgcccaatattattaaaacatGAAAAAACAATTGATGATACTGTTCATAAAATTAGCCAAACAGCTACTAACCATTTGAATCAATTTACTGGAAACATAGCAGAAAAGCTTGTTCAAGAAGGAGTTCGAAGAAGAAatgtgtaa
- a CDS encoding zinc finger protein, putative, translated as MHNKKGVSKYGDKKTTSNMAKEKVNNDGKNKKTDDNLNNVVNTSERRILFYKTKICPWYIKGKCERRKTCLYAHAQNELRELPNLCKTSLCPKLKINETCNDKKCKYAHTNIELRATENLYKTALCESFSKGKCFSGQFCRYAHGQNELRENPMEITDKNIIIGTCKTKNENINGINNNKSEFEKKKGGTDSSSNEDNSKRNEAYYVLSKKKERNVTSNKYNILPKSDGISDIRDSGDIHIFNDTNGGENIYEFKNKLIKQNIKNVNKNSQNNNGKINGNNSMNGNDNNKRVTKKMTKQANKTMNKQIDTTIENQGTSQVGKRIEEIIDYGNKQYISKNTKYNTSNVNHKNVHKTLNNLIGPLANYLKHEESSKFNEEQFLNDNLNVLSFLDDNNNSIEKFRKNYSSVISDKVVNNENKSCYENYNKNKGVIDNQNILICDKENKNNPIMNNVSNNNNNTTTNNNNFPSSLLKFNIQNLEEENEISNLVDVHNNDNVEINNKIGNINYYKYEGMENMDIVNFNSFEFENNNNRVMDNESSNIEMSIQEHNILSKNLRNVEFKNNETENNFYINRRNEMDIRMYQRNNIMNNMNYIYDNNLVWNGNNEKCENYWGNGNTEKCESWDNYLGFEKEKTFNSEKDYFKIFNYGMCNNIGNKFNYCDPHKNQINKYDNSLFIL; from the coding sequence atgcataataaaaagGGAGTTTCAAAATATGGGGATAAAAAAACGACATCAAATATGGCTAAAGAAAAAGTAAATAAtgatggaaaaaataaaaaaacagatgataatttaaataatgttGTAAATACTAGCGAAAgaagaatattattttataaaactaAAATATGCCCATGGTATATTAAAGGAAAATGTGAAAGAAGAAAAACATGTTTATATGCACATGCTCAAAATGAATTAAGAGAGTTACCAAATTTATGTAAAACTAGTTTATGTcctaaattaaaaataaatgaaacatgtaatgataaaaaatgtaaatatgcACATACAAATATTGAATTAAGAGCCActgaaaatttatataaaactgCTTTATGTGAAAGTTTTAGTAAAGGAAAGTGTTTTTCGGGTCAGTTTTGTAGATATGCTCATGGCCAAAATGAATTAAGGGAAAACCCAATGGAAATAACAGATaagaatataattatagGAACTtgtaaaacaaaaaatgaaaatataaacggaataaataataataaatctgaatttgagaaaaaaaaaggaggAACAGATAGTAGTAGTAATGAAGATAATTCAAAAAGAAATGAAGCATATTATGTAttatctaaaaaaaaagaaagaaatgttacatcaaataaatataatattttaccAAAAAGTGATGGGATTTCTGATATACGGGATTCAGGggatattcatatttttaatgatacAAATGGAggtgaaaatatttatgaatttaaaaataaattaataaagcAAAACATAAagaatgtaaataaaaattctcaaaataataatggtaAAATTAATGGAAACAATAGTATGAATggaaatgataataataaaagggtaacaaaaaaaatgacaaaaCAAGCAAATAAGACAATGAATAAACAAATTGATACCACAATTGAAAACCAAGGAACTAGCCAAGTTGGTAAACGAATTGAAGAAATAATTGATTATGgaaataaacaatatatttctaaaaacacaaaatataatacctCTAATGTTAATCACAAAAATGTACATAAaacattaaataatttgataGGCCCATTGGCAAACTATTTAAAACATGAAGAAAGttcaaaatttaatgaaGAGCAATTTctaaatgataatttaaatgtatTGTCATTTTTAGAtgacaataataattctatagaaaaatttcgaaaaaattattctaGTGTAATTTCGGATAAAGTtgtaaataatgaaaacaaaagttgttatgaaaattataacaaaaataaaggtGTTATAGATAATCaaaacattttaatatgtgataaagaaaataaaaataatccaattatgaataatgtatcgaataataataataatactactactaataataataattttcctTCATcacttttaaaatttaatattcaaaatttagaagaagaaaatgaaataagtAATTTAGTAGATGttcataataatgataatgtggaaataaataataaaattggtAACATTAactattataaatatgaaggAATGGAAAACATGGATATAGTTAACTTTAATAGCTTtgaatttgaaaataacaaCAATAGAGTTATGGATAATGAAAGTAGCAACATTGAAATGAGTATACAAgaacataatattttaagtaaaaatttaagaaatgttgaatttaaaaataatgaaacagagaataatttttatataaataggAGAAATGAAATGGATATTAGAATGTAccaaagaaataatattatgaataatatgaattatatttatgataataatttagtttggaatggaaataatgaaaaatgtgAGAATTATTGGGGTAATGGGAATACAGAAAAATGTGAAAGTTGGGATAATTATTTAGGatttgaaaaagaaaaaacatttaattCTGAAAAagattattttaaaatttttaattatggaatgtgtaataatattggcaataaatttaattattgtGATCCGCATAAAAAccaaataaacaaatatgataattctctatttatattatag
- a CDS encoding 40S ribosomal protein S15A, putative: MVRMSVLADCLKTINNAEKRGRRQVLIRPSSKVVIKFLQYMQKKGYIGNFEIVDDHRSGKIVVNLLGRINKCAVISPRYDVKLDEIEKIITNILPSRLFGHLILTTPYGIMDHEEARRKHTGGKVLGFFF; the protein is encoded by the exons ATGGTTCGAATGAGCGTATTAGCTGATTGTTTGAAAACAATAAACAATGCTGAGAAAAGAGGAAGAAGACAAGTTTTAATCCGACCTTCTTCAAAAGTTGTAATTAAGTTTTTAcaatatatgcaaaaaaaaggaTATATTGGAAATTTTGAAATTGTTGACGATCATAGATCAGGAAAAATTGTTGTAAACTTGTTAGGAAGAATAAACAAATGTGCAGTAATATCCCCAAG ATATGATGTCAAGCTTGAcgaaattgaaaaaattataacaaatatattaccaAGTAGACTTTTCGggcatttaattttaacaaCCCCTTATGGAATTATGGATCACGAAGAAGCAAGAAGAAAACATACAGGAGGAAAAGTCTTAGggtttttcttttaa